The following proteins come from a genomic window of Dreissena polymorpha isolate Duluth1 chromosome 1, UMN_Dpol_1.0, whole genome shotgun sequence:
- the LOC127841296 gene encoding 60S ribosomal protein L15-like, producing the protein MGAYKYMQEMYRKKQSDVLRFLLRIRCWQYRQLSSVHRAPRPNRPDKARRLGYRAKQGYVIYRVRVRRGGRKRPVPKGCTYGKPKTHGVNQLKFQRSHRSVAEERAGRRCKALRVLSSYWVAEDATYKFFEVIMVDPFHKCIRHDPKIQWICKPVHKHRELRGLTAAGKSSRGLGKGHGFNKTKGGSRRAYYNKQNTLHLRRKR; encoded by the exons ATGGGGGCCTACAAGTATATGCAGGAGATGTACCGCAAGAAGCAGAGCGATGTGCTCCGCTTTCTTTTGAGAATTCGCTGCTGGCAATATCGTCAGTTGTCGTCGGTGCACAGGGCGCCACGACCCAACCGTCCTGACAAAGCCAGGCGTCTTGGATATAGGGCTAAACAAG gTTACGTTATATACCGTGTTCGAGTTCGCCGTGGTGGACGCAAGAGGCCGGTCCCAAAGGGTTGCACATATGGCAAGCCTAAAACCCATGGAGTCAACCAGCTCAAGTTCCAGCGATCGCACCGATCTGTTGCAGAG GAGCGAGCCGGACGCAGATGTAAAGCTCTCCGTGTCCTAAGCTCCTATTGGGTTGCTGAAGATGCCACATACAAGTTTTTTGAAGTAATTATGGTGGATCCATTCCACAAATGTATTCGTCATGACCCAAAAATTCAGTGGATCTGCAAGCCTGTGCACAAGCACAGAGAATTGCGAGGCCTTACAGCTGCTGGCAAGTCATCAAGAGGGCTTGGTAAAGGCCATGGTTTCAACAAGACCAAGGGTGGCTCTCGCCGGGCTTACTATAACAAGCAGAACACCCTCCATCTGCGCAGGAAGCGttaa